The sequence GAAGCTCGAGCCGTTGATGCTCCTGGGCTTTCCGGCCCGAGACGAGTCATGACAGCTTCCGGGGAGTATGTGGTGGCGTCCGCAACATCCACGGTCCGTTGTAGCGGAGAGGAAGGCGACACGGCCATGGGGCTGACATCAGAAGGCCAGATGGCGACTACGAGGGCCACAGCTGACGATCGCCCCGGTCTCTCAGGCCCGAAACGCATCCTTACCGCCTCAGGAGAGTATGTCATCGCAACATCCTCGGAAGAGCAGACAACAACTACGACGGCCACAGCTGAGGACCGGCCCGGGCTCTCAGGTCCGAAACGCATCCTTACCGCCTCAGGAGACTATGTCATCGCAACATCCTCGGAAGAGCAGACAACAACTACGACCGCCACAGCTGAGGATCGACCCGGGCTCTCTGGTCCGAAACGCATCCTTACCGCCTCAGGAGAGTATGTCATCGCAACATCCTCGGAAGATCAGACAACAACTACGACGGTCCAGTCTGAAGATCGACCCTGTCCTTCAGGTCCGAAACGTATCCTTACTGCTTCAGGAGAGAATGTCGTAGTGACATCTTCGGAAGATCAGACGAAGACTACAACAGTCAAAGCCGAGGACCGCTCTAGTCTTTCCGGTCCGAGACACGCCTTGACGTCCACAAGGGAGTATGTTGTAATGACTTCGTCTTCGGATGAGCAAACAACAACTACAACGGCCACACCTGAGGATCGACCCGGTCTCTCAGGCCCTAAACGCATCCTTACCGCCTCAGGAGAGTATGTCATCGCAACATCCTCGGAAGAGCAAACAACTACGACGGCCAGAACCGAGGACCGACCCGGTCTCTCAGGTCCGAAACGCGTCCTTACACCTTCAGGAGAGTATGTTGTAACATATTCGGAAGACCAGACGACGACGACCGTCCAGGTTGAAGATCACCCCGGTCTCTCCGGCCCGAAACGCGTCCTGACGGCTTCTGGGGAGTACGTCGTAGTAACTTCGTCTGAACACCGTACAGCATCTACAACCAAAGACGGCGTGAGCACTGAACAAGTGAAACGAGGGTCTAATGCTCGTGATGGTGGGATAGGAAGCTATCTTGGGACTGATGTTGTCGACGCCACCAAATCGACGTCGGGCGGCTACGTCGTTGAGTCGTCAACAAAAGAAGGGGTGTACGAGGGTCATGGGAAGGCGCAGAAGTATTCAGCTGACGTTATGGagacgacaacaacaaaacgcCGATCGAAAGGAGGCATCGGCCACTCAGAAGGCCCACCGATATCCTACAGTTTACACCAGGAAACCCAAACGGTAAGTCAAACTGTTACTTTCTTATGGTGTACTGTGCTTTAGTAACGTGCTGTGTTCTGGATTGTCCCGATCGGTATGCTTGAGATTGTCACCGGGTGCATGTGATGGTAAAGGGAACCCTCTGACGTAGCCGTGGCATGtccattttggtttgttttggttttgtttggtttggtttagaAAGAGGACCGTTCCTGCAAAGCGGCGACAGCAGTGATGCCTGTGCAATGGTGCAACGTAGTAGCGGTAATACCCCTGTCTCATTTGTCGAAATCGATTGGGCGACGATTCTGcagcaatcgcccgagcctcgcttatgtaactataactttattgcacaaaaattgtacaaggtacaaagtatggcttatatgtaaCAAAGACCGTTTTCAGTTGAAAagtacgcgcaaccctctgtcgatcttagatatggtCGATCTTTCATCCATACGCACggagatcgtggataatgtgacaggggtataaccgTCATTCTTACTCTCCCGTCGCAGAGGAAAACTCTGGAGAAAGCTGATTTTGAGGAGGGAAGTGTGCCTTCCCGAGAAATCGTACAGGACAGAACAGCGGATTCACTGTCGTTTTCTGGGGACACGCACATGATGAGTGTACGAATGTGGGGAAAATTTCCCACCAAGCGAAGACAGATGGTAACATTGTCCTTTTTACAGTTCAGCTGGTGAGCTGGTGGAATGGGTTCTCGACGTGAGATGATATTTTTGATGGTGGCACATGGACATGGGGCCGGTGGTTGTCTGCATCTCATATCGTTAGTGAAGTCATCGCACAATTTAATGTAGTAGTGTTTTGCGATATAGAGACCTATATACACTGTGGTTACACTATTTTTCCTTATGCTGTTTCACAGTACGATGGTGATAGCAAGTTTGACCGGGTGATAGGGAGAAAGGGGGTGAACAAACCTGCGTATAGATATCTACAAAATGCGACCTGTGCTGTATTTAACAGACCGCGGAAAAATTACTAAAAATTAAAAGTGAACATTTTATTTGTATTACAAGAACACCAGTGATAAGATTGTATCAGCGACTTCGTCAATGGAGTCGAGCGAAACACAGACTTCAAGCACCATCACCAGAATACCGGAATCCAGTGTCAGTGTTTCCACATCCGACTCTACCTCTTCCGGTCCCACCACGAGCCCTTCCGGACCCGGTCTCAGCCCTTCCGGATCCAATGCTTCACTACAAACCCTGACAGAGTCCGACAATACTTTGCTGAATTCCCAGATGGCGGTGCATTTCTGGGGGCGACGTGCTAACAGAAAAAGTTTACCATCGGTAAATGGATTGTGCAATGGTTGGCATGGCATTTTGCGGTGTATGTACAGGTCGGAAGCTTAAGGAAAATCGGTTCCTCTTGTCCAATAGCCGCTATGATACGAACGATGCCTAAGTTGTTTTACTTGCTGGATTCCAGGTTTTGTGCTCGGAGTTGCAGGGGCGAATGTCTTCCACCGATCCTAGGAAGAGTATGGTACGAATGCATGAATGCGAGCAGGGTAACACGTCATGCAACCACCGCATTCAGAGTTGGACAGAGCGAGGCCTACCAGTACCATAGATATAATTCTATCGACATCGTGTGACAAACTGCACGAAAGTAAAGTGCACTGGTTCCAGTGTCCAAACACGAAACCTGcaacatttgattttgttcctTTAATAATCATTTCAATTCACCTTCAGGGAACACCGACCTTGTCGGAGTTGAAGGCAGACCGATTTGGAGGGCCGTTTGCTGGAGACAGATTCACAAGTGACCCCATCACAACCATTACTTCAACCTCTACCTCAACAGAACGCACACGTACCAGCGACGGTGGTGCAACACATCCTGTCACTGCCACCAGTACCTTCTCAACAACCAATAGAGCAGAGGTGCTACACAAATACTGACTAAACACTTTCTAATGCTACTGTCACTTCAACTTCAGTAGTCATCCTTCTATTAGTCCCCACCAGGAGAAACGTAGAGGTGCCACATTGCTTGGGACTTGACAGCGCATTTTTGCGGCTTATGTGCCTCTCATTACATTGGTGCGTCTTCTGGTATAAATTCGTGGTTCCGTGGAAAGATAGTGGTTGCAAATAGCTGTTTCTGGGGATTTTCTATCCTTTTCCTCTCCAATGCTTGACCAATGCCTTTTTCGACGGAATTGTTGTTTTCAGGTTCAAGATATGTCGGAAGCGTCTGCAGAAAAATCCGGTTGGGGGCGCTTTTTCGGGCGGCAGTCAAGAGTTATCCGATCTATCCAGCACCGCACGCCGTCACACCACGCGTCCGGGTTTCGGCAACTGGAATCTAACTTCTGGGGCAAATCCGTCAGACGGGAGAATACGCGGACGGTgaacctgttttgttttcccttCGGGTTCATtggtgccgccatgttggttttaGACGTCACGGGTCGGCAATCTTGTTTGAACTTCTCATACACATACTTTCCGCGTATCCCACTATTTCGCTAGTACACGTACGGTCTAGGGCTACACATTTGTGAAACCTGGCCTTGCTTTGCTGTGTTGGGATGTAGATTTTAGTCTGCAATTTCCACACCGTTTCTTAAGGTGGTGATGGTTTCAACATTGCCTTGATAAATCTCCTTGGGAGTTCCTGGTGAGGCGAATATGGTACACAATTGGGCAGCACTGGCTGTGTGTCCCGCGCAAaccaatagataaataaatccgtaggaataaataaatgaatccGTACTAACATTCTTCAGTGTCATCTAACACAAAACATTACCTTCAGCAGAACCCGGCCAGTGCTACTGATCTCATAGGCAGGAGCTGGTGGAGTCGTCTGCTGGGTGTGCCCAGCGTTGCCGCCGTCTCCTCTGTTGACTCAATACAAGGCGTGGTAGGCATCGAATTCGGTTTACCCAGTTGCATAATACTGGTCGATTCTTGTTCGTTAACCGCTGCTTTGTGGTGCTAGATAGCTTTTCGGTGAATAGAGATGCGAAAGGCAGCAGAACAGCAGCAAGACGAAGGGGAATATGATCTTCTGTGAGTTTGTTAATCGTGAAACTACGTCATGCCAGTTACGCGGAGGAAGTCCAACTTTCTTACGTACCGTAAGTGTCAATCGCGGTTTCCCGGGTGTAGAGGTCTGTAGATGCCATCTCAGATGTGCTGGGAGTAGCTGTCTGTGTTTTGCCTTGATTTCTGCAGTAGCTAAGCCCCGTGCTTGGGTATTTGAAAGTTCTGTAACACATGTGATCACAGATTGTATGCATTTCATACATCGTATATAAGTATTTTCAACATGgtcaaatgtaacgttacatgctgcTATTTTTCATTCGTTCGTTATTTTTATGCCTTCTTTTATGTCATATCGTCTTGCAGTATCAACGATTGTACTATTGATGTACACTTATCAGACTAATTTGATTCACAGAATGATCATTTCAAGTTGGTGAAGCGATGGTGACGTCAACTTGACGATACAGCGTTGTCTTGACTAAAAGTGCATTATTTTGAGATGTTTGAGACgaaattgttgttttcaggATCAGGATGACATGGATGCCTCTTCTGCAAAATCTGGCTGGTGGCGCTTTTTAACACGACAATCGACAACGTCAACTACAAGACATTCCTCCCAGGCCATACAACGTGAGCTGACGTCAACTGGCTCGTCAGGAATGACGCAACTAGGGTCCAACTCTTGGGGCAAATCCACCAGGCGAGAAAACACGGGGATGGTAATTTGTTTGGGAAGCTCTGATTTGACCGCTTTTCTCCTATCGCTTTTTTGAACCTACAGACCTACAGAGCCATGGCATGAATTCCTCTAAGCAATGCGCTATACATGCGTTTTTTGTCGCTTGTGCTGCTTGTAGGTTGCTTTAATGATCACAGCACCTTATACTCCTGTGCGTTTAGTGAAAGCGCAGAGAAGTGTTTTTTCCGCTTAATGACTGTCGCATGTTCCACTACTCGCAGGACTTCTCTTGGCAGGTTGGCAAGCATGCTGCAACATAGTGTGCTGTGGCACCGCCATGGAATTTCCACGTTATTTTCTCTCTTCACCATTTGTCTACTAGCGCTTTTAAGGCAAATTATCAATGTAAAATTTAATTGCTTGTGGCTTTTCTGACAGCGTGGGGTTGACGAGACCGACACAACAGCCGTTTCTGCTACACATACGACTGTTACTACTACTGGAAGGTAAGTCTTCTCACGTTGTACAACGAATATAAGTAAGTAAATAAGTGCACAAATTGATTTAACGAAACGGAAATTGATTACCATTCACAGAGAACTCTTGTACATGAttcaaatgttttctgtttttgtaaTTTAAAAGAACTGTTTATGAACGACCATTCTTTCGTTATTCATCTTCAGTGACGGTGCTAGTGGCAGTAAAAAAACCAGGAGGACTGGTGCCCGGCAACTCGTCGATGGAAGCGATAAGACCTCTCGGACCTGCCTCTCGCGGATTGGCCGCTTGTGTGTCTGGCTACTCCCGCTGcttttcctcctcctcctaCTTTTCTTCCTCCTGTCCTCCCTGTTCCCGGGTGGGATGCTGGGGATGCTCCTGGGCTGGGAGAGAGGCAGCTGCCACTTGCAGAACAGCTTCCGCCAGTCCTGGCGGTTCATGCTTAGGCACAGGAGCCCCCCTCCCATCTGATCACGTGATGATCACATGGTCCTCACGTGTCTATATCCTGATCACGTGGAGACCACATGGCCGCCACATGCTTACATTTTGATATTAAATGTCAAAAGCAGTTGGTAATCATGAAAATGGTATAGGCCAGATATCTTGTAACAGCTACAAATTTAATGTTCTTGAGCTTAGCTTGTCCTGTATTTGTGTGCGTTCACACTGCGAATAAGATAAGAATGGGACATTTTAGCTAAGCGTATGTACCAATACATCTCAGGTCTAGATTGCGACCTGCACTTCCATGTCTAGAGATTAAAAGACATGTTGTTCATGCATTGGATCGTACATGTTCTGTTGGTCGATGGGGCAATACCAGCAATCTTTGTGTTCCCTATCATTATAATCATCTGTTTACAGTTGTCTCTTGATGATGAGAGTTCTCCGATATTATTTTTCAATTAAAGGTGGAGGTGAATGTATTTGAAAGGGAATGAGATCATTCTATGCAATACTTTCGTAGGGTCTTCCAAAAATTGTGTAAAATGTAACTTTGCTTAATGCAAAATGCACAAACATTGGATATAGGTAAACTAGCTATAATTCTTAAATATATAGATTATGCTTATATATTTGCATATATTAACATGTGGCCTTTACAATTGACATTTGGACCAAATTGCTATGTGAGGTGCAGTGGTCATTGGTGGAATAACGTGTTTAAGGAGTGGTAGTatttattacatttgtatgagtaagaaatgtattttcctCGTCCTCGGCTCATTCTCTACTTGACATGTTTGAGAAGCGCCTTGCGATTTTGTGTGTACGTACAAACGCACATGAAGCTTTTCGTTGTGTTTTGATGTATCATCGAAAGAAAATTGACCGTACTGGATCAGATCTTTGAACGGACGTATAGCTGTAGGGAGAGCATGGTTGTGATTATTGTTCATGTACGTAGCTTGATATTGGTGCCTCTTCTATTGGTGCAATATTTACTTGTTTTCGGTCGAACAGACGATGCATTCTGGTGGCCTAAAAGTGGATTTTATTTTGGTGAATAAACCTACCATGGAGATGTGTTTCCGTCATTTGTATCTGAtagagaatgaatgaatgaatgaatgaatgaatggatggatggatggatggatggatggatgaatgaatgaatgaatgaatgaacgaatgaacgatcgaatgaataaatgaatgaattttattgctcgacaatcgcacaaggtacaagcATGGCAACCAATAAAAACTAATAGCTAAATAGACAATATTACTAAGAGGATACATACAAACAGCAATATAGAAGCATTCCGATCTGAGCGCGCCTCCGGCGTTGTATGTGTTGGGGAGGGGTGCTCAGTGCAGATAGGTACCAAGGGACAGTCTATATATAACGCCGGGTCTTTTAGAAGAGTTAAAAAGACTTTGTTTCCAACATTTCAACCCTCTTCATCAGGTAAGTACTGTTTTATTGAGTCCAACTTTGACACACGGATTTGTACACATTTGACACCCTTCGGAGTGGAATTAATATTTTGAACCTTTACTCCCAGATCCTAAACCAAATTTAGGTTTAGCCAAATTCTTTCCTGGTAAGTTCAGGGCAGGgaaactcgacccacacatgtgtGATCACAGTTCATCCCCAGTTTGCtacttacctactgatttttaaaaatacgtTGTCTGGAAAGTAACGAcggcaatgatttgaaatttggataATATTGATAAAACTATTCATACTGAGAAGTTGTGCCTCGAaattgagttgtgcttattatttttgggtgaggccgagaactctTGATCTCCCCTTCAATATGTCGCTTATGGCAGCTGACCAGATTAATTTGTCCAATCCAACTGACAGAAGAAAGCTTCTGCTTGAAAACTGTCTTCTGGCACGTTCAGGCACGAAGTCTGGGAAAATAAAGTTAGATGTTTGATAGagtttagggaggcctccacTTGCAAGGGACACCTCCTCAACTCTGTCCTTGCAGTTAAGCTGCAAACTGATCTTGGCACACGTAATGATTGGTTACAAAATCTTAAGTAAACAGATTCAATTGGGCAGGCAGGGATTGGAGGTTTAAACGCGTCCCATATATATTTCGGAACCATACAGGATAATGTGTATGACACATGCGCCAAAGAGTTTGTTTATAACGccgctacatgtatatacagttcCTAAGCTAGCTGGAGCCAAAATCACCACTTCTATCTTACATTCATATACCGGTATACTAAGTAGActtaaaaacacaaaatatcaagaccacaGCTACCTCAGGACATGTGATACGAAAACTGATGGcactactgcagtaccaagttcatTCTCCTGTAGTCCCAGACCAAACATCGACCATCAGAACGTATACAGGTCAATATCTCAAAGGGGGGACGTGTTTGTACCTTTCAAACCATGTCGGGGTAGTAAACAGTGAAGTGAGAGGTTTGATTTATCAAGTAAGCTCCAAAAAGAACTTCTCTTTTTTACCCTTTTCAACTACCAATTACAGTTAATTACCAGTTAACGGAGAATGAGTGCTACAATTTACATGCCCCTTTTCTTTTTATCTAAATATGTGTACACACATTCACGAATATCTTTTATATCGCGTCAGTAGTAGAAATTCTGTTGCTTATACAGGGTGGTATATGTGCAATAGTAGTCTACAACATCCTAAATCCATACATATCGCGTAATCCAAGCATTTAGTCTCACGTTTGTCAAAAGGCTGTGTTCACGTTGCTATCATATCTCTGACTAGACCAGTGTCACTGTCCTATGATGGATCACAGTGACTCCATCCATCTCAGTCTGCTTGTAAAGTTTTAATCTATCAACAAGGAAATACGACatgcaaaatatcaaaactaAGCTATCATTTGTCTTCATTTATCTTTCTACGGTCTAGTCTCTCTACAttcatcatgatgatgatgatgatgatgatgatgatgatgatgatgattcatgCCTCTGCAAGCTAGCAATCTAGAAGAAGGTGTCACAGTCCCTGTAGGTGTTGGGTTTTGGTGCTCCCCTCGGTGAATGTATGACAGCAAAATTGTCATGCCCCGTAACTGTAAAAATACAGATATGTGTTTTGAAAACGGAGTAATACAACTT comes from Branchiostoma floridae strain S238N-H82 chromosome 2, Bfl_VNyyK, whole genome shotgun sequence and encodes:
- the LOC118403180 gene encoding serine-rich adhesin for platelets-like (The sequence of the model RefSeq protein was modified relative to this genomic sequence to represent the inferred CDS: added 61 bases not found in genome assembly), which gives rise to MSATDKAGGVDKADVASASVVTAASFTSSDGDDEGLGTTTYSVSTSSDVESTASSSTVTEVRHKRYVVTSSSGRLSSVPADPGPEPPTFPTTDIVSLNARFMYYVDRVRFLEQENRTLRHSVTELEVRSVSPEMYRTFQQEIDRGRQKVADLGAERAHLQVEVQRLEREMREFNHKVFEESRSRKEALRELEKLKTELYDTKKAYKDAQENLRLRAQEQDFKTRTHEQEVKEVRKEILNISVELEKLRNENTKVAIGVLGAQGELQQYVTGNEGNAQLQSEVHQVSHNASTEVTQYVSMLEKREVELETLHRSLEQQREEYEKLMHMKLDLELALKHHGLEYTTIQYDVHDWSPSHRKSSTPKGTPIRRRPLHEINHSNKKRKAEHPSPADGSFLTDEAAYVSAEGFATESGSQSGYIITESYTIDGSASQQRTQRDETNGTAGGVGDGQLVIGEARAVDAPGLSGPRRVMTASGEYVVASATSTVRCSGEEGDTAMGLTSEGQMATTRATADDRPGLSGPKRILTASGEYVIATSSEEQTTTTTATAEDRPGLSGPKRILTASGDYVIATSSEEQTTTTTATAEDRPGLSGPKRILTASGEYVIATSSEDQTTTTTVQSEDRPCPSGPKRILTASGENVVVTSSEDQTKTTTVKAEDRSSLSGPRHALTSTREYVVMTSSSDEQTTTTTATPEDRPGLSGPKRILTASGEYVIATSSEEQTTTTARTEDRPGLSGPKRVLTPSGEYVVTYSEDQTTTTVQVEDHPGLSGPKRVLTASGEYVVVTSSEHRTASTTKDGVSTEQVKRGSNARDGGIGSYLGTDVVDATKSTSGGYVVESSTKEGVYEGHGKAQKYSADVMETTTTKRRSKGGIGHSEGPPISYSLHQETQTRKTLEKADFEEGSVPSREIVQDRTADSLSFSGDTHMMSVRMWGKFPTKRRQMNTSDKIVSATSSMESSETQTSSTITRIPESSVSVSTSDSTSSGPTTSPSGPGLSPSGSNASLQTLTESDNTLLNSQMAVHFWGRRANRKSLPSGTPTLSELKADRFGGPFAGDRFTSDPITTITSTSTSTERTRTSDGGATHPVTATSTFSTTNRAEVQDMSEASAEKSGWGRFFGRQSRVIRSIQHRTPSHHASGFRQLESNFWGKSVRRENTRTNPASATDLIGRSWWSRLLGVPSVAAVSSVDSIQGVDQDDMDASSAKSGWWRFLTRQSTTSTTRHSSQAIQRELTSTGSSGMTQLGSNSWGKSTRRENTGMRGVDETDTTAVSATHTTVTTTGSDGASGSKKTRRTGARQLVDGSDKTSRTCLSRIGRLCVWLLPLLFLLLLLFFLLSSLFPGGMLGMLLGWERGSCHLQNSFRQSWRFMLRHRSPPPI